The genome window CCACGTCAGCACTGATGACGCCATCAAAACGCATCATTGGCTTCTGGCCAGCCCCTgggacagggggggggggcgcacaATGACCTCCCCGCTGGTGGGCGAGGTGCCGAACTGCAGTACCCTCTTTTTCCACCCCAAAGTGGCGCGAACTCAGCGCATTCCCCTCTTACCGGGTGAGTGGAAGGCAGCAAGCGGTGGCCTGATTGGCGGCGCGGAGAGTGCTGTGACAGGGCTTCACGAGAAACTGAAGGACAACGCATTGCTTGGTGGCGGATACATATTCCTGTCCACAACGCCCAAGGGAACCAAGCGGGCGTAGCAGGCGTGGGCGTgatggcgaggcagctgaACGCTCTGGCATCTGCCCTGACTGACAAGATGAATCGCCAGTTCAAAGGATCTGAAGGCAAACATGCGGCAAAGCCAATCCAcgccacggctgcggtggcaaTTACTCCAGAGCGCTACGGCAACAGGAATCGCGTGGCTGAGGTCGGGGCAGCTGCCAAGGTGGGAtccgcggaggcgaggctCCCCGTCGGGACAACCCGGAGAAGGGGACGGTGCCAGAAAAGACCAATGGGAATGCTCACAGGAGGCTGAGTGTCACACAGGAAGAGGACAAGTCATGAGTTGGATTGGTCTTCGCCAGCACTACACGCCAACGCCACTCCATTGCAAGTGCAGACGACTGGCCACGCTTGCGGCAGATCCGACCCGGGCGGCTGTACACCAAGCAAGCACCTACGGAGAGAAACTGCCACACACCCCTTGCACGCGCTGCATCATGGGCTAGTCGGTACTCTAACCTGAGGTAAAACGTCCAGCAAGGTGCAACTGCATATTTTGGACTCAGCCCCCGTCCGTCACCGTCAGGcggtacgcacgcacgcccttCTTGAGAATCGCGACACAACTGCTTCTGGCCTTTGTCAAGTgcatggcgcagcagcgcttcagcGATGGCTGCGGGGGTCTTCGTGTGGGCCTCTATATTCGAGCACACACTAGACGACGCGATACGACAGCCCCACACCGCAACATTCCGCTTGGGCCCGTTCCTCAACGAGGCCACCACATGGAAGCCTAGAAAACTAGAGGTTCTTGCGCAGGTACTTGAACTGCTCTGCGGCAGCAAAAGCGAACAAGCACCTCCACAAGACCTCCTTCTCAGGGACGGCAGACCTGGCGCAGAGGGAAGGCATCACGCTGGAGGAATTATAGAAGTCCGTGGCTGAGCGTAGCGGGGAGCTGGACAACAGACCCGCGCGATTATGGAACACACAGCCCATGGTTTACCACCCGTGATCAACAGAAACCGAACAGGGATTCTGACAGTTATAGCCATGCATCAAAGGTGCATGCAAGCACATATCTCAGATAACCGATGCGCTCAGCAAGCCAAAGCCCGCGACAGCTTTGCAGGCGGCATGGGACAAGGTCTCGGCGCGCGCCTGGAAGCAACACTTTTGGGCCCCCGAGGACCGGCCCAAGATGCCACAGCGAAACGACTGACCCACAGATGAGCCAGGAGGAGGAACTGGAAAGCGCCGAACATCTCGTTCAAATACGCAGCGATGCACGGTGCGCTGATAAGCGTGCCATTGGCTACAGGTCAGACGAAACCCATCAACCCCGAGGAGCCACTGGAATACCCAGCAGCGTATGGCAAATGGCACCAGTTGATGAGCAGCGAGATCCCAAATCCAAAGACAGGTCGTGGATGCAGCCAAACACTTGGGGGACAGCCCGGAAGCACGCCTGTTTCTGTTGGTGATGTGGTCTTTTGCTGCGGGGCTGGGGGGACATCGGGCGGCGTGCGCGGCGCGGCcaaacgcagcagcgacaccaaaaacgcccccccccctgaaAGACCAAACCGGGGCAGGCCACGCGCGACAGAAACCCCACGAACCCAACACCGCAGCCAATAAGCCATTCAAGGAAACCAGCGTTCCCCAGGGACTCGACCCGGCACCAGAATGCAGGCAACAATCTGCGGGAAGCACCCATTTGCCCAAGGACCTCCAGCCCCCAAACATTCCGATGTCTCTCGCACAACCCGTTCCGCCAGGCTGAGGCCGGGAGGTTTTGATCTCACGATACAAAAGGCCAAGCCCAGGCGACGCCCAGGGGGTACATACACGCGTTGCCTGTTGGCGCAGGTTGCGCACTCGGTTATTGTGTTCTGGGCGCCAGATCACAAAGGATGACTGATCACGCAGCCCGCACCCAATGGCTCGGTTCGAAAGGAGGGTGTTCAACGGACCACCCGACTCCCACGGCCGTCGGCCAGACGGGACCTgagagagacgctgcagATCCTACAAAAGCAGTTTGATGCCCTCTGCATTCCCATCCCACTGCCAAAGACACAGATGCGCTACAGCTGTGTCTTTCGAGCCCCCAATCAGCTGCACAGATGCTGCGCTCTGCCTGCCGGCATGCAGCCGTAGGACATGCAATCGCAAGCAAACCGCTGACATTGAAACCGTCATCACAATATGCACCATGATCGGCAACATCTTGCTGGCAGCCAGGGTTTGGCAGAAAGACAACTTTTACCGTGCCGTCTACGAAGTGATGCAAAGGACCCAGGATGCAAGCTGACGGACATCCTCGCTTTGAGGGGCCCCCTTTGGTGCGACAGATGAAAAAAGCTCTTCAGATTTCCCCCCGCCTcagagcccccccccctcagaTGGAGTAATGCGATTATGGCGGCAACCGAAGACGCGTGCGAAACCCAGCAAACCCGTTGAGGCTCGCAGAACGCGAACGGGAAGTTTGCGAGCCACGGGTTCTCTGATCACGCCCAAGATGAGCCTGACGAGGGAAAACCCGGACGAGATCCATTTCCCCAAGGTTTGAATACAGGGGCATATTTTCCAGGGCGGTGGGTTGGCCCGCCCCCGCCGCACAGGACCCGAAATTGTCGGAGGCAAGATGGCCAGACACCGCCTCATTCCGCACCGACAGAAGCCAGCGCGCACGCCCAAAGGAGACCCGCCCGCCTCGAACCAGATCGTTGGGGGCGACGAACGGCACCGGGGTACGGGGAAACCGCCCGGGAGGAAAAGGCGGGCGGAAAAATGCGGAAAGTAAAACCCGCACATTTCCCTTGCCATCCCGAGGTCTGGCGTCAAGCAATGCGCCCTGCGTCTCCCACTTTCCCCGCCAAGAAACGGTTTCCTCCGTGGCCAAACGAAAAATGTTCGCCGCCAGTTTCTACCAGGAGCCCTCCCTCCCGGCGACGCCGAACCGCCGGCGGCCCCGCGGGGCGGCGCACGCCACCTCTGAAATcgcacccccccctttcgAACCGGTGCCCCCAGGACACCCCTGCGCCCATTTCCGGTATTTTACCGGGTTTATTCTGGCCCCTGCGCCGGCGAAACGGGGAAACCGCAGGAGTCACCCAGACATCCCCAAAGCCCCCGCACGCCCCGGGGGCgggacgccgccaccgcgagGTTCATCTTGGGAAAACCCGCCGAGAGGGCCATTTTCCCGCGgattttcttcccccccccccccccaaaggcCCGCTTGGGGCAATGGAGCCGGTAGCCGGCGCGGCCTCCACAAATCGAATGGGCCGCCTAGGGTGAAGGAAGCGCCGGAAGAACCCGCGACTGATCATTCCGGCCCTGGCTGCGCTTCGAGCGAGGCACTCGGCAAGGACAGGGCGCCAAGACACGTGGGTGATCGACCAACCCTCCTCAGGAACGGGGCCGGCGACCGAACCCGCGGCTGGACTAGGTAGAAGAAAACGCCTAACAGGATGCAACGCCCTGTCTTGGCACGCGCCCGGGTTGGGGGGAACCACGCCACATGGTGTCCTTATTCTTAAAGGTGCGTGAAGCCACTGAACGGACACGCGCAGGTCCCACCCACCAGCGGGGGTCTGTCACCGCGTGTGGGTGTTATGGGGTTTTGTAACACCTGGAAGTTGCTGGGGATGATTCCACGGTATGTACATGTTTCTGGAATCCTTCGAGCACTGCGGAAATTTCTCGGCTCCCCATTCCCTGTTAATGGCGCACCACGCAAAGCCGTATCCAGTTCCTGCGATGGACTGCGCCAACGAAAACGATTGGCACAGCCTCTCCGCCCAAAAAAGCCGGCCGAAACGGGGGCGTTTGCCGCGGGGAATTCTCGACAACCCCACTTCCCCCGAACGAGCCAGGGGCTTCGCGGGAACGGGCCAGAACGACCGCCACACAAGCGGAGGCGACGCgtgctcccctccccttagTTGCGCCTTCCATTTGTTAACAAGCACTCTTCCAAGGAAGGGGCGAAGGCCAATTATGCAGAAGGGATGAATTTTGGGTGAGGCATAGAGACCTTCAGCAGCCACATCGACCGCGGCTGTGTTGGCTACTTCGTTACAAAGAATCCCTAGGAGTGCATACAAAACTGGAGGTGAATTCCCAGTCCGTTGCTAAGAACAGTGGGAAGGAACAGATTTCGCTCTCAACAGTAGAGGTTTGGCAAAAAGGGCTGCGCCCGGAAGGGGGCGGCCACCCGCCGCGTGAACAAGCAAACACCTTCTCTCGGCACGATTTCCGCAATGGGAGGGACGAGTTTCAGAAGACCCCTGCGCATAGCAATGCTCTGAGCCCAGTGGCCGCTAGCAAAGGGGTCACAGTCCTCGGTGACAGTTCGTCGGGAAGTCTTGCTAAAGGGGGGAAATGGCGGGATGACGGCGGGGGCCGGGCTGCAACGCAGGGCGCCCTGGGGAAACCAATGGGGCTGCCCATGCGCGCGGCACGTTTTGCAATAACAAGGCCGCCCCCCGCCACAATGTGTGAATGGCGCAATGGCGAACCAGTGCCAATAGACACGCCATGCGCAAAACCGCAGCGCCGGGGTGGGTGCGGGGGGCCTCGCGCGGGCGTGGGCCCGTTCCAAACAAGCAGCCCGGCAACAAAGccgcccaccccccgccccccgccAACAGGGGCGGGGCTTTGGCAAAGGGGGTAGCCGATAGGCCCGCCAGGTTTCCGCGAACCAGGATGGTTCTTTGGGTATGAGTCGTCGTCGAAATAACCCGAATTACAGGGGAAGGGGTCGGATTCTAGCAGCACTTATCTCCAAACAAAACCAAAGGAAAGACCGGCGACAAGCAAGTAAGGACGAATGCGCCGGTTAATTGGCTTGGGTTTTTCCGTGCCTTCCATTGCCCTCATCCAACCGCTGGACCACATAGCGGTTGTGGTCGTCATGGCAAGAGAAAAACTGCCTCACATCGCGTGGCGAGGGTCGATCCGGCGGTTTTCAGCACGACACAACCGCGCACCCCGCAGCCCCACCTGCTTTTGTGCATGCGTCGAATTGGCGTTGTATCCGGTTTAGAAGAAAAGTTGGAGGCCAAGAGGCTTGGGACTCTTGTTGCCACCGAACAGTGAAACAGAGACCCCGTCCCCCCGCGGCGGAGTGGGTCGAACACTTTCTCTTCGTCCGTGTGGCTTGGAGTGTGCAAAAAAGGATTCGCTTTTTTGCGGATTTATCTGTATGCCGCCGTATTTTGATCACGCCACCACTTTTCCCAGGACCACATTGACGATCCTGACGTCAGAATTCCGCCCACGACATGGAATGGTGATGGCCAGGTCGTCTGCGTACATGCCGAACTGAGTGTCAGGAAATCAGCCTACCGGCAACTCTGGAATAGGAGAGGCTTGCAGGGGGGTGGTTGTGGTGCAAGAACGGTGCCTTAGGGCCACCAGTCTTTAGAGCATACTGTTTGCCTAATCGGTTTTCAAGCTTTGCTTGTGCATAGCGGTGTGCAAGGAAGTTTCGGAGCCAGTGCTTCAAGCGGGTGCAGGGGGAAACTCTGTGGTCTCTTCGCGGGAATCTGGGAATCCATGGTCTCGAAGGCTTTCCTGAAATCCACCACGGTTATTAACGTCCGAATTGCTCGGTGGGTTGTCTGCTGCTCCCTGCCCAGGCGCTTGCCGATCATCATGTGGCAATGGATATTTCTATGCATCTCGACCGTTTCTGTGATCCTGGAAAGCACCATTTTCGCGGCGCAGCCACGCCCACGCGCATGTTGGTGTAGACGGGGCCGCCGTGCATGAAATAAGCGCGCCAACGTTGTCTGCCGCATAAGTTTGGAGACGCAAGAGGTGGGAGCAATTGGCCGGTACGACGGAGGTTGTTCTGGTGGCTTCCCAGGTTTTGGTGGTGAAACGTGCGCGTTCTTCCGCTGTTGGGGAACAAGGTGTGCGATCCACATCCAGTAAATGGGGGTTAAAATGTGCGCTTTTGTCCTTTGGGGAACGGGACGCTGCGCCTCGTTGGGGATGTCATCCTGCCCGGCTGTCTTCGGGACGAGCCAGGGCTGCACGAGCTCTTTGCCCGAGGGGAGGCGGTctgttccccccctctcccccgcccgTTGTCTTCATCCTATTTGCCGTCACGCCATACCCcggcgagagggaaagaaaagagtgaACGCACGTGCTCGGCGCATCTTCGGCGGGAAAAGGtaaggtggtggtggtgaggtcGGTAGCCCCTGCGCGTCGGCGGGCCGGGCGGGGGGGGCTGTGATGGGGGGACTTGGGTGCGGGCGCCTTtggaatgggggggggggcattgCCCTCCGTGAAATCATGACCCGGAAAGGGAAAAATAGTGGGCTGTGGGGATGAAAATGTCGGGGGCTGGGGGGTTGGCGGGGCGGTGGGATAGGGTTTGCGCAAGCAGGCGGTGCTTGCAACTAATGGTATATTCATGGCGACCGTCAGCGGTGGGAGGCGCCTGATAGACAGGAGGGGTGGTTTGTGCAACACGCACCGTTCGCGGCGCTAGCCATGGGGCGTGGGCCGGGGTCGGCCTTTGATATCCGTCATCGGCGGGTATCCTTGGGACTTGCCTGGTGACGTGTTTTCCCCCATGCTTGCGTAATTGATGTGTGCGCAAGGTGTGGTGATTCGAGTTGACATAGTAAGCTGattgtgcagctgcggcttGCTCGTCGGCGGCGTCCGTCTCGGCTGGCCACCGCACAACCCCACGATTTCGACAGCCATGTGGACAATTGCGTTTGATAGCGCGCAGGGGGGCGGAGCTGAACGTTGCTTTGTGCTCGTCCGGAGTGGCTTCGCCCAACGGTCTGACAGCTTTTGATGCCTCACCGAAATGACCCCAATTTGCCCCTTTGCAGCTGTAAAACACCCTCGGGAAGGTGGGGGCTGACGGGGTTAGCAGGGTTCCACGAATCAGAGTGATAGCAGAAGTGGGGAACTGATGCTCGCAATCCACGGCGTGGTAGGAACGCAGGCTGGCCACCTCGATGTCCCGGGGCCCGCCAAGTCCGGTGCACTTTCTGTGCTACTCTGGAAATATTCAGGCGTCTCCGGTGAGTTCTCCAGAATGAAGCCTGCACCACACAATGGGGTAGCGGGCTGGTCAGCGGTGTCGTTGTTTTTCGGGATTCCACAGGGATGCGTGGGGACGATTGAAATTCCCACAGCGGCGGGGGAAAGCCATTCAATGTTTGCGAAAAGCGCTGGGGCTTGTCGTGGCCGGGGCTTTTGGGGGCACTCAAAGGCCCCCGATCCCTAGAACGAGGTTGCAGCAGACCATCTCGGGGATAGACCCTTCGACGAACCAGTCTCCATCCCGCAGCTTCCGTGGGACCCTTCAAGTTTGCAAGCCTTCTGGTGTACAAATAttgctgtgccgccgccaagATTATTTCAGGAGCCCAAAAAGGTAATGTGCCCGGCGCCTTCCGGGTGCCGGAAGACCTGTGGGGAGCTTCGCCCCTGGGTGGGGTGCGGATCCGCTTCGGCTAAAGGCGGCGCGGGCTGTTCAGCCTAGCCTCGCTCGCAGGCGTTCGCCCGCGCGATTTGGAGGTCCGGGGTGGGGTTTGGCTCCTCCGAACACAGGCGGCCGCGTGCTTAATCAGGGGGCCACGGCCGGCCCCATGCCCGTCGGGTGGCCCCAGGCAAAGCAGTCTTTCCGCGCCGCCATTTTTTCCCGGCCACCACCTTGTGGGGCTTTGGCCCCTTATGCCGTCAAGCGGACCCCGCCAGTTGTAGCCTGGCGGGTATCGAAagcacccccttccccaggCATCCCCGTTGGTGCCCCGGAATTGGTGTCGACGGGTCGCGCTTGTCTCGGTATTGCGGGAGGGAGGTGTTGTTTCTGctgggggtgggtggcgtGGGTTCCGGCGGCGCGTTTTTCAGTTGGGTGCGGGCGCTTCCGGTTTTGTGCGACCCCCCCGGGGGGCGCTTGGGCCCGTTTCCAAgaaggcccccccccccccccccgcgaGCTTGCGTGCCGGGGTTCTTTCGCAGGGGTGCGCCCCATCCTCGCCACCCGCCCCCCGCGGTGTGCCTGAGGGGGTTCCGGCTTTCTTTTTCGCGGTGTCGAGTGCTCGGTGCACTTAGTCTGCGGTTTTTTCCCCATGCGTGCGGGGGGCTTGGGTTGCAGTCGCAAGGGAatcgcatcgccgccgtctgTTTTTGGCAAAAGGCGATGTCTTCATTTTGGGGTGGTCATGGTATGGAGGGCTTTGTGCGATTctgtctttttttccctcttcgaCTGGGCGTCCAATCCGAAGAGAAACGACGCGCTTTCGCTTTCTATTCGGATGTTTCCGCACCATCAGGCGGGTGGCTTctcggtggcggtgtgggTCTCCGATCCTTCCTCCGGTATCGTCCAAAAAAAATATTCCTGCCAACACCGAATCGCTTCTGGCGGCAACAGGCTCCAATGTCTTCGGCACGGGGAAGCCAGGCCAACGGATCTCTACTAACttcggcggtcaggtcgtgggtggcgttgcgtcgggTCGACCTGCGGCGCTGGGCACCCTTGCGGCATCCGtgcggtgggtggggtgtCGAGGCGGGTTGCGCATGTCTTAGCCGGCCCTCGCTGTCGGCTGATGTGGGTCCTGGGCGCCACCCCCGGGGGAGGCGCGGCGTGGCGAGCACGACCGTGAGTCCGCGGGTGTTGTTTGCGGCcggggcggggtgggggttcGGCCTCGTGTTATATGGAAGCCAATGGGCACACTGAATGGAAATGATGGTATCTGTATTTTTgttctctgctctcttcccttttctggaattttttttttttttttcagtgAAGGTTTTCATGCTGAAATGctgacagcagcaggccTCTTGGTTGGTTTTGCTTTCGNNNNNNNNNNNNNNNNNNNNNNNNNNNNNNNNNNNNNNNNNNNNNNNNNNNNNNNNNNNNNNNNNNNNNNNNNNNNNNNNNNNNNNNNNNNNNNNNNNNNctgacagcagcaggccTCTTGGTTGGTTTTGCTTTCGCGGCGAACACTGCGGATGAGTGTTCTACTTTTGTGGTGAATCTTTGCGGCCACGATTCTGTTGGTGCCCCGCTTGCCCGAAGCATGAACGCAGTGGATGCTGAGTACATAGCGCATCATGGGGTGGATAACCTTATTATTCCCATTTCGGTGAGCGAGCCAAAGAAGACGAAACGTGAGGATTATGCATATTGTGTGGACGTTGTTGTACACACGCTTTTGATTAAGATGTGTACACCTCAGCATCACCTTTTTCAACACCTGACGGAGAAGCTAGTGAGGCTTGCGATTGAGTGGATTCGAAATGAATGTGGCGTGCAACTACTACCGAGGACTTGTCGAATCGCTGGAAATCCTCTTTACTTTTCGGATACCGTCGGGATACCAGTGGATGAAATCACCAAGGAGGCTATTAATTTGTTTCAGAGGAAGTCGAGTAGTTCAGAGTCTCACAAGGAAGAGCAGAACACAATTCCGGACGTACTTAATTTAATGAAGTCACATGTACCAGAGCCCAAGCAACCACTGGTGTGTGAAGTGATATCAACTCCTGGGATCAAAAAAGGGTTTTTAGTGAACGGAAGTGCACGACTCTACGGCCCTGATGGGAGTGGTGAAGGTTCTGGAAATGCCCCAGATCCTTTGGGACACATTCCGCAGTCACTGCGAGATAAGTGTCAAATTATTGACACGCGAAGCATGGAACAGCTCCCATGTCTACCTGTGCAAACACTGAAGCCTGACGATAAGACGCCAAAGCTGCACCCTTCCAGCATGCTCGTTGCATCTACTACTAAGCCTAAAGGAAAAGATGAGGGTAACTGGAGCCGCTTTTCCATAGAGCATATCGAAGAAAAAGTAGTCATTCGATTTTTAGTGCCTGACACTGTGGCCTCACTTCGTGACATAGATCTTTCTGCAACAACAGACACCCTGGAGATCAATGGAAATGTGATTCAGCTGCCAGTATCTATTGTGACTGATGATGTGCGGGCCAAGTTTGTTAAAGCCACGCGGATGTTGATTGTAACATGTCTGATCGATGTAtcatgaaaaaaaaaaaaaagcaatATGCGGTTCATTAATTTCAGTGTCCCACTAGTGGCAAATGTGCTGTCCTGCTTGCAAGCGAGGAGGGTTTCTCGCGCTACAAAAACAGAATGTTGTAAAACTCAATAAACCCGCTACACACTTTCCGAGTCGATTGGATTCGCTCAAGAACCTATTTATAAAATGCTAAAAAGCTACTTTATTCACATCTCTTTCAACTACTGTTACTGATCCTGGTTGTATGGCTACTACAGAGTTCAGAGTGCGACGAAAGGGTTCATAGCTAAGTATGACTCAACTCGTCCCTTTAGCTGAACTGCCCAGCGGTAAAAAAATATATAGCGTCCGGGGGCAAGGGTTCGAAGTGGACAGGGAATATGATCTGGTCAAGATTATCGGATTTGGTGCGTATGGGACTGTGTGTTCAGCGGTCGCAAACAGATCAGGTGAGCGGGTGGCAATCAAGCGATTGTCACGCGTTTTTGGTGATCTTCGCGAAGGGAAACGAATTTTGCGGGAGATGGAGATAATGACGTCTCTGAAGCACAGTAACCTGATTCGCCTCCACCACTTCTTGCGGCCGCACTCAAAAGAAACGTTCGAGGACATTTATTTTGTAATGGATCTTTATGACACCGATTTAAATCGTATTATACGAAGTCGGCAGAAGCTCACTGATGAACATCTACAGTATTTCATGATTCAAGCGTTCCGTGGATTACATTACCTCCACTCTGCCAAAGTGATGCATCGAGACCTAAAGCCGAGTAACTTGCTTGTAAATGCGGACTGCGCGCTGGCAATCTGCGATTTTGGACTGGCTCGTGATGATCAAGTGATGAGCTCGTCGGATCTCACCCAGTACGTTGTAACTCGATGGTACAGACCCCCTGAGGTACTTGGGATGGGTTTCAATCAGTATACGAGTGCGGTAGATGTCTGGAGCCTTGGTCTGATTTTTGCAGAGCTGATGGTAGGGCGTACCTTGCTTCCAGGAACCGATTATATCGAACAGCTAGTAATGATTGTCAACCTACTAGGATCCCCGTCTATCGATGACATGGAGTTTCTGAGCTCTGAGGCACGGGCATTTATTCTCTCTCAGCCGCATCGGCCGGCTCTCCCTTTTAGAGATCTTTTTCCAATGGCTACCGAGGAAGCTACTGATCTTCTCTCAAAACTGTTAGTCTTTCACCCAGCAAGACGATTAACTGCGAAGCAAGTGATGGAGCATCCATATTTTTCGAAGTACCGAGACCCCGCTGAAGAAGCCGACGCCCCTAATCCATTTGTGTGGAATCATAGTCATATTGAAACGAAGGCGCAACTCCGTGAGGATTTGTGGCGCGTTGTCGAAGCTTACTCACATTCGAATGAATAGGAATCTGTTCCTctcaattttttttttttttgcataCATcgctcaaaaaaaaaaaaaacatctGCTTTTAAATTATCTAGTGACGGTGCATAATGACTGTTTCTGAGCTCGGCGACGCGCTGGATTTATCAAGTGCAAATTAAAATCCGCTCCAATTTTTGGACATCAAGGGTCACTCTTTtctgcacacacaaaaaCTATGATGAAGCGTGAACTAATTTTTTGCGCATTGCGGCTCAACCCAtacctcctccctttccccatTCAAAAGTGCATAGATACTGTACTTATTTATCCATTTTCTGTGTATTGACGTCAGG of Leishmania braziliensis MHOM/BR/75/M2904 complete genome, chromosome 19 contains these proteins:
- the MPK4 gene encoding mitogen-activated protein kinase; the protein is MTQLVPLAELPSGKKIYSVRGQGFEVDREYDLVKIIGFGAYGTVCSAVANRSGERVAIKRLSRVFGDLREGKRILREMEIMTSLKHSNLIRLHHFLRPHSKETFEDIYFVMDLYDTDLNRIIRSRQKLTDEHLQYFMIQAFRGLHYLHSAKVMHRDLKPSNLLVNADCALAICDFGLARDDQVMSSSDLTQYVVTRWYRPPEVLGMGFNQYTSAVDVWSLGLIFAELMVGRTLLPGTDYIEQLVMIVNLLGSPSIDDMEFLSSEARAFILSQPHRPALPFRDLFPMATEEATDLLSKLLVFHPARRLTAKQVMEHPYFSKYRDPAEEADAPNPFVWNHSHIETKAQLREDLWRVVEAYSHSNE